CACTAATTGTTGGTGTTGTATCTTGTGTATTTGTATCAGTTGTTCCTACTGGTGTTTCACTTGGAGCTGTATTATCTGTTGTAATATCAATAGCTTGTGTTGGTCCAGCATTTCCAGCTTCATCGGTAAAGCCTACATTTACTGTTGTTTCTGTATCAGGGTCTAATGTGATTGCAGGATCTACTACTACGCCATCAATTTCACCTACTGTTACGTCAACTGTTGCTGGTGCTGCATCTATTTCTGCTTGTGTAAGAACATGATTCCCTATTACTTCACCATTTGAGTCTGTAATCTCAATTACATCTCCTGCTTCTAATGTTGAATCTCCTGCTCCATCTACTGGTAATGCTACACTAATTGTTGGTGTTGTATCTTGTGTATTTGTATCAGTTGTTCCTACTGGTGTTTCACTTGGAGCTGTATTATCTATATATACTGATACTTCTGCTGAAGAGTCACTTGCATTTCCTGATGCATTAGTAACCTCTGTAACTAAAGTATGTGCTCCTTCTGCTAAGTCTGTAGTTACCGGAATTGCTACAGCGTTTGGAGTTGTTTCAGTTCCTGTTACTGTATATGTTCCAATTATTACATCTGAACCAGAAATTGTATCAATTAAATCAATTACATCTCCTGCTTCTAATCCACTTACATCTACTGTTACTATTGGAGTATTATCATTAGTGTTTTCATCTACCACAGGTAGGGGTGACGTTGGGGAGTCTGTTCCACCACCTATTCCGCCAAATGAAAAACTTGAAAAAGAAGAGCTAGGAGAATCAGCTGAAGCACTAGAGTCACTTGAATCATCAGGGGCACTAGAATCAGCCGCTTCAGATGAAGAAGCAGAGTCTGAAGATCTTTCATTTAAATCATAGTCTTTTTTATCACTTTGAGTCGATGTCCCAGATACAAAAGTTGTTTCATCTTTAATGTCTACTGAACCAGCAGCAGCTTCAAGGGAATCTATAACTTCAAAATCAAAATCACTAGTACTTAGAAGCTCTTTTAATTGTTCTAAGATATCTATTTCAAAACTTTTTCCAGCAAGTGCATCATCAAAATATTCTTGTACTTGTTTAATGTTTACAAGTTTAAGTTCAGTAATAACATCAACGATTTTTGAGAAAACAGCTTCTGCTTTTGAACCCAAACTGTTTATGATCATAGTGGTATTACTATCTTGTAAAACAATAGTATTAATGTTTTTTAATATATCTTTAGATAAATCAGAATCAATTTTATATGATGTGGATAAATTTTGCTCGCTTAGTATTAATGTTAACATGAAAAGACTCCTAGGAATAATTACAGTAATATTACTACAAAAAAGTCTCTAAAAAGTTTTTTTTATAATAAAATAATATATTTTTACATTTAATCTTTTTTTTGATGTATTTTAAATATTATTATACTATTTATTTATTATTTTAATACTAGTTATCGCTCATGTAAGGCGTTATTTTTTGTTTTCAAAATAGGCTTCAAAATAAAGTCTAAAATAGATTTTTTACCCGTTATAATATCCACACTAGCAACCATTCCAGGAATAATTGGCAAACGCTCACCATTTCGTTCTAAATAGTTCTTATTCGTTTTAACAAGGACTCGATAATAGGTCTTTTGATCTTTACTTTCTTTATCAACAATACTATCCGCTGATATTTCAATTATTTTTCCTTCTAATCCCCCATAAATAGAAAAATCATATGCCGTAATTTTTACAATAGCTTTTTGTTTAGGATTAATAAAAGCAATATCTTTGGGATCAATTTTAGCCTCAATTACTAAAACTTCACTTTGAGGAACAATTTCAATTAAATCTTCACCAGACCTTACTACTCCACCAATAGTATTAATATGAATTTGTTTCACAATTCCATCAACTGGTGACACAATTGTAGTTTTGTCTACTTTATCTTTTTCTGCAACCAATCTTGCTTTATATTTTCTAAGTTCACTTTGTGTTTTTTGTAAAGTATCTGAAGCTTCTGTTCTAAAGCCTTGTACTTTTTCTTCTATTTTATTACGTGCTTCATCAACACCTAGTTTTGCTCTTGGTTCTGAAATTAAAGCTGTTTCTAAATCTCCTAAAGCTTGTTCATACTCTTTTTCAATATTCAATAAATCAAAATTAGATTTAATTCTTGAACGTACAAGTTTTGCAATAGTAGCTCGCTGTTTTTTAATAATTTTTAAAGATTTTCTTAACTTTCTGATGGTACTTGTAATTTCTTTTACTTCAAGTTTTTTTTGTTCATATTGATTTTCTAAAACTCTAATTGAAACTTTTAGCTCAGTAAATCTGTTTTTAAAAAGTCTGTTTTCTGCTCGTACATAATCTTCATTCTCTTTCAAAGAGATAATGTCATCAAATTTTAAAACAGGAACTTTTCTATTAATTTTAACGGTAGTTTCAGCTAATAACCTTGTTCTTACTGCCAATAAACTATAGTATTCTGCTTTATTTTCTTGGAAAGAAGCTTGAAAACGCGTAGTATCAATTTTCATTAATTCATCGCCTTTTTTAACAATTTGACCTTCTTTTATTAATATTTCAGAAATAATTCCACCATCAAGATTTTGAATCTTTTGAATCTTATCTGTGGGGATTACTTTTCCGTTTCCTCTAGCTAATTCATCAATTTCTGCTAATGCTGCCCATAAAATAGCACTTACAAACAAAGCTGCAATTATCATAAATAAAAAACCTGATCTTGAATTGGGTGCTTCGTTTGCATTCGCATACATTGTATTAACAAAGTTCATGTCATTTTTAAAATCATCTGCCATAAAATTATTTACCTTTTTGTGCTTGGACTTGCTTTATTAAAAATTTCTTCTTTTGTTCCATCTGCGACTACTTTTCCATTTTCTAAAATAATAACTCTGTCTACTAATTTTAATAAAGAAGTTTTATGAGTTACTAGTACCAGTGTTTTATCTTCAATGATATCTTCCAAACGTTCAATAAATGAAGACTCAGCTTGTTTGTCCATCGCATTAGTAGGTTCATCAAGCATTATTATTGCAGGATCGGAAATCAATGCACGAGCTAAAGTAACACTTTGTCTCTCACCACCAGAAAGTCCTTCTCCACGTTCACCTACAATTAAATCAAAACCGGCTTCATGTTTATCTAAAAATTCATTTAAACCAGCAATTCTAGCTACTTTTAATAATTCTTCATCTGTAACAAAATGTTCACCAATTGTAATATTATCTTTTATTGAACCCATGAATAAAAAAGGTTCTTGAGGTACTATTCCCATTGATTTTCTCAAATCAACAGGATCAATTTGTCTAGTATCTACACCATCAATCAAAACAGACCCACTGTTTGGTTCATATAAATTCAAAATAAGTTTTAATAAAGTAGACTTACCAGAACCAATTTTACCAAGAATAGCAACTTTTTCACCTTGTTTAATAGTAATATTTATGTCTTTTAAGATTTTATAATTTTTTTCACTGTAGGTAAATTCTAAATCTTTTAATTCAATATCACCTTTTAAATTTGGTCTTGAAATATACAGTTTATCCTCTTTTTCAAGCGGCATTTGCATGATTTCATCTAAATTGTTTAAGGACAACATTGTTCTATCATATCGTATAATCATACCCACAATTTGTGAAACAGGTGCTATTACTCTCCCATTTAACATCATAGAAGCAATAATTCCCCCCATGGTCATTTCTCCATTACTTGCTAAATAAACACCAGCAGCAACAATTAATATATTTGAGAACTGTGACATAAATGCCGTAAAGTAATTAATACTATGAGATAAAAACTGCCCTTCTTCAGCATAATGAACTGTTGCAGAAACGGATTTATCCCAATGTGTTTTCATTCTATTTTGAGCACGTATGCTTTTAATAATTTCTAGGCCTGTAACTGTTTCAATTAAAGTAGTTTGTTTTAATTGTTCTTCTTTTACTGATTTTTCCACAATACTTTTAAGTGGTTTTTGCATATACCAAGACGTTAGTATTAAAATAATTACAATAGCTAAAGTAATGTATCCTAAAGGACCACCAATAAAAAATATAACCATAATAAAAATGATAACAAAGGGTAAATCAACAATAGCAGCCATGGTAGCTGAAGTAAAAAATTCTCTTACACTTTCATAAGACTGTAATCTTGATACAAACTGTCCTGTTGAAGCGGGTTTTGCATCCAGTTTAATATTTAATAAATGATTAAATATTTTATTGGATATTACTGTATCTGCTCTTTTTCCTGCAATTCCTAAATAATAGCTACGTACCATTTTCATAATAAAATCAAAAATCATAATAATAGTAATACCAATAAACAAAGCCCATAAAGTTTCCATCGCATTATTAGGTAAAACTCTATCATAAACATTCATTGTAAATAAAGGAGTTGCTATGATAAAAATATTAATAAACAAAGAAATTAAAGCTACTTGTTTATAAATACTCATATTTCTTTTCATTGTTCCCCAAAACCAATCTTTGGGATTTTCAATTACAATATCATTATTAATTCTATTTTTATAATTGTACTCTGGTTTTATAATGATGACTTCGCCTAAGAACTCTCCCTCAAGGCGTTCAATACTTAGTTCTGTCTGCCCTAAACTAATTCCAGGCATAATTGTAGTAGCCGTACCTTTTTCAAGGTCATAATCCAATAATACACAGGCTCTGTCTTTATCTAATAATAAAACAGAAGGCAATGCTAATTTTGTAATGCTTGCAATATTTTTTCGTTTTACATTTTTGGTTAATAAACCCATTCTTTGAGCAGATTGTGTGAACATCGCATAATTCATAACTTCATTGTGCATAGGAAGAGAAAACATAATCGATTCTGCAGATGTTTCTCGTTTGTGATATTTAGTAAGAAAAAGAAGGCAATCTAAAAGAGAATCAACTCGTCTTCTGTTTTGAAGTTTTGCTAAACTTTGATTTGAGTCATCAATAGTTTTCGCGGCATTAAGTAAATCATCCATTTCACTTGAGGGTTTATCAGGAGATTTATCTACAATCTTTTCACTCTCATTATTTTGAATATTTTGGACTTCAGGATTCTCTTGCAAATCGTGCCTTTAGTGGAATTTATTATACAAATCTTTGTTCTTTGATATTCTACTAATATATGGCTTATTTTTCAACACTTTTTTATTTAAACTTGATAAGATTTCTGTCACTTCATCAAAAGTTTCATAATTTCCATAAAGTATTTTTTTGTATTGACTGTTTTCACCATAGACAAAAACAGTTATTAAGGATTCATTCAATTCATATTCCGATATAAACACATTTACATCTGTATTTGCAGATATTGTTGCAAGATTTATAATATGATTATCATTTTTTAAGGATAAAATTTTATTTTCTAAGAAACCATCAATTTGTTTTGATGAAGTAAGCATTGAGTTTGCATTATTATTCATGTTTAAAGAAAGATTTTCTTGAGAGCTTTTCTCACTTTTGATACTTGAAATATTTAAAGCATCCTCTTTTATATTTTGATTACTTACAGGCTCATCTTTGAATAATTCATTTAATAAATCATCAACACTCTCTTCTTCCTTCTTTTTTTCTTTTTTAACTATCTTTTGACATACTTGTTTGTCTTCTTCTAAAATACTTGTACTTAAAGTAGAAAGTGTTAATAATAAATCATAATAATCAACAAACAATGAAAATTCTCTGTTTACTAAAGAACTGTTTGCTTGAAATAATTCTGCTTGTGCATTTAAAATATCAATAAAAGTTCTAGTGCCTGCATCAAATTCTTGTTTATAAACATCAACAATATTAAAATTATCTTCCACATTCAATTTTAATAATTCAACACGCTTAAGATTTTTATGGTATTTAGAATAGGCAGTTTCGATTTCATCTTTAACTTCGTCAGTAACTGCATTTAAGTTTTCTTGTGCTTCTAATAAAAACTTACGCTCTCTTTGCGAAATACTTTGATCTTTTCCTCCACTAAAAAAATTCCAGGAAAGATTAATTCTTCCTAAATACTCTTTTTGCATCCCATTATCTGCTAATTCTAAATCACTGTCCCATGTGCTTTCTAATTGTAATTTAATGGTAGGTAAAAATTTTGAACTGCTTTGTGCAAGTTTTGCTTTTTGTTTTTTGATTCCTTCAATAGCAGCAAGTACTTTTGGATGATTTAACACACCTTCTTTTAGAGCTTCTGTAAGTGTATTTGGAATATTTTTTGCATGTATTATTGGACGACAGATTAATTCAGGGGCATCTTCTAATACATAGCGTTTAAAGTTATTTCTATTTTTTTGGTATAAGTCTACTTGTTCAAGATATTTTTCTTGTGTAGAATGTAGTTTGGAACTAACTTGGTAAGTTTCAAGAACTTCTCCTGAAATTTCTTCTTTATCTTTCGCTGTTATAAGGTTATCTTCATTAATAACAATAATATCTTCTGATAAACTCATTAATTCTTTGTATTGAACAATTCCTAAATAAGCATTCAAAGATTTAATTATAATTTTTTCAATATTTTCTTTTCGTTTATGTTTATTTTCAATATAATTGGCCTGGTTTTCATCAATTTCAGCAGATGTCAAGCCTCCATTATAAAGTATCTGTTCTAATGAAAGTGTTGCTTTCCACCCTGTTTTATTTACCGTATTTTTAATACTATTAGTAGGATCATTCTTTTTTTTATTTTTTTCAAAATCAGCATTTAAATCAAGTGTAGGATAGTAAGCAGCTTTTTTTTCATCTACATACTCTTGAAACGCTTCCTCATTGTGTAATTCTGCTTTTATTTCAGGATTGTTATCAAATGTTTTTTGTACAGCTTCTTTTAAAGACAATGCATTCAACGTAGAAAAAGAAAGAATAAAAAATATGAAAATTTTATTAGATAGAGACATTATGTACCTTTATATTTAAAAATAAAATATTAATTTATTTTATGCTATTGTAACACAAATAATAATAAATATTCTTAATTATCAAAATTATAGCATGTATAACTTTAAATATTATTTAATTATCTTATTTATAATAACTTTTTTATACTCTGCATGTAAAATTATTAAAAAGTGAAACTATGGACAAACATACAAAGAACACCATTCTTAGGGACTTAAGTATTCTTTATATCGAAGATGAAGAAAATATACGCAAAAATATTACAGCAACCTTAGAACTGTTAGTATTCAAAGTTTTTGCCGTAGCTTCTTATGAAAAAGCCATTGAGGCCTTTAATCTTAATAAAATTGATATCATTATCTCAGACATTAACCTTCAAGGGAAAACAGGTCTTGATTTTTGCAAAGAGATTAGAGTAGATAACCTTGTAATTCCTATAGTTTTGTTAACTGCACACTTAGATACTAACTATTTATTGGATGCAACAAAACTTAAATTGGTTGATTATTTAATCAAACCTATTGATTTTAAGACTCTACATAATGTATTAATAAAATGTGTAGATGAACTTTTGGTTCAAAACATGTTTAAAATAAAATTTATGAATGAGACAGAATTTGATATTAATATGAAAGTCTTGCTAAATAATAAGAAAGAAGATATAAAACTCACTTCCAACGAACTACTCTTATTAGAATACCTCATAAAAAATTCCTATCGTGTTGTTCCCCATCTTGAAATTAAAACAAAAATATGGGAAAAACCAGAAGAAGTGAGTGATTCTGCACTTAAAAATTTACTGAATAAATTAAGAAAAAAAATAGGGAAAGAAGCAATTGATAATATCTCTGGGGTAGGATTTAGACTAATTTATCAACACTAATATTCTTAATCTTTTCAATACTATGTTTGTACTCAAGGATTCCCAATTATGTGTCTTTTTTATTCCAAAATTATTTATTACTTAAAAATGAGCTTTTAAGTAATAAATAACAATTATAAATTTGAAATTACTTGAAATAATTCTTTGTGACTAAAATATTTAATAAAATCTTCGAAGCAAAAAATAAAATTACCAATAAAAGGTTTATTTCATTTAATATTTATTCATTTAAGTAATATATTAAATGCTATAACTAAGTATGAAATCAACTTTTAACACCACTTATATGCTAAAATATTCCTTACTTATTTATAAGGAATAATATTATGAAAAAATTATTAATCTTTCTTCTTTTATCATTAAGCCTTTTTGCTTCCACTCATAAATATATCGAACTCAATGAAAATGAAAAAAAATGGCTTAAAACACACACTATAATTAAACTTGCCGTTATTGATTATTGGGACAGCGACAATGAAAATAACAATATTCATACAGAATTAATTCGCCTTCTTTCTCACTATGGCAATATTAATATAATTCCTCTTTCCTTTGATACTTGGAATGCCGCTTATAACGATGCACTTAAGGGGGAATCAACTCATGGAATCATGTACCTTAGTTGGAGTAAAGAAAAAGAAAAAAAATACTTTCATTATTCTATGCCTTATGATGCAAAAGCAAATTTTCTTGTTGTTAGAAAAGGAAATAGAAACATAAATTCTATAGAGGATTTAAAAAATAAACACGTATATGTTCAAAAGAATGCTGTTACACAAACAATCTTAGAAAATTATTCTTCAGAAATTAATCTAATAGAGCATACAGATAATGAGAAGATGCTTGAGATACTTTCAACAAACAAGAAGATTAATGCAGTATTCATTTATAAAGTAGATAAAGAACAACTAAAAAAGTATGATTTAAAAATTGTAAAAAAAGTGTATGGAAAATATACAAACATACATATTGGAATAACACATCAACATAAAGAACTACAAACTATAATCAATAAAATCATGGCAGTTATTCCGCAATTTGAATTCAATAAAATACAAAGAACTGTTTATAAAAAATCAAATGAATTCGTCCAAATAAATAAACTCTTATTAACAAAAGAAGAAAAATTATGGATAAAGAGTCATCCTGTAATTACCGTAGGAGGAGAAAAGGACTGGGCACCTTTTGATTTTGTTGATGAAAATGGAAAATATAATGGTCTTTCAAAAAATTATCTTGACGTAATTTCTTCACTTACAGGATTAAACTTTGAAGTAAAAACAGGGCAAACTTGGAATGAACTATTAATGGCACTTAAAAATTCACAAATAGATATGTTGCCAGCTATTTATTTTTCCGAAGAAAGAGAAAAATTTGCAAATTTCACCTCTTCTTACCTTTCTATTAGTGACTATTATATCACCAAAGCAAACTACCCAAAGATAAAATCAATTACTTCTTTGTATGGAAAAACTGTTGTTGCAATAAAAGGTTATGAGGTCACTTCTTGGTTAAAAGAAAAACACCCAAAAATCTCTATACATGAAGTATCAAACTTATTAGAAGCTTTGCAAAGCCTTGAAGCAGGTGAGAGTATCGCTTTTTTAAACGATAATCCCTCTTCTTCTTATTCTATTGAAAAAAATTTCATTTCTGGACTTAAGTTTAATAATGTAGTTAAAAACCGAATGCCATTAACCTTACACATGGCAAGTAAAAAAGAATACAAAATACTTGCCACAATTATTAATAAAGCCTTCGTAAAAATCACAAAAGAGCAAAAAAGAACTATAGCTTCACACTGGATGAGCGAAGTAAGTCATAAATCAATTGACCTAACAAAAAAGGAAAGTCTTTGGCTCTTAACAAAACCTATACTTAAATTTGCAGTTGATCCAAACTGGCTTCCTATTGAAGCTATTAATAAAAAATCAAAAAAGTATGAAGGAATGATGGCCGATATCTTAGATATTATTGCAGAGACCTCAGGTATTAAATTTAAGCTTGTAGAAACAAAAGAATGGGGTAAATCCCTAGAACTTGCTAAAAACAACGACGTTGATATTTTAGCAGCTATAAGTATTACAGATAAAAGAAAAAAGTTTTTAAACTTTTCTGATAAAACTATTGTTCTGTCAGATGGTGTTATTATGAAAAATAATAGTACATTTATTACTTCCTTAAATGGATTAAAAGGTCTTAGAATTGGTGTTTCAGATGGAACTTCTTTACATGCTATGTTAAAAGAAGACTATCCCAATTTAATTATTAAACCTATTAAAGGTATAAAAAAAGGTCTTGATAAATTAAAAAATGATGAAATTGATGCTTTTATTGGAAATTTAGAAGTTGCCAGTCATATAATTATTAAAAAACATTTTTTTAATTTAAAAGTAGTTTTCAAACTTGAAAACACTCGTCAATTACATATAGGTTTAATTAAATCTTTACCTCAAGAAGCCCTAAGTATTATAAATAAAACGCTTAACAGCATAAATAAAAATGAACTCAATACCATTCGTCAGCGATGGATTGGATTAAAAATAAATAAAGAAATTGATTATACGATTTTTTACAAGATTGCTTTTGCTGTCATTGTTTTAATAATATTTTTTATATTTACTAATCGTAAATTACAACAGCTTGTAAGAAAACGTACGCAAGACTTACAAAAAGAAAAAGATAAACTTTCATCTTTTAATAAAAACTTAGAAAATCTGGTTTCTCTTCGAACTATTTCATTAGAAGATGCAAAAAATGAACTTGAAGAAAGTAACAAATTAACACGTGATTCAATTAATTATGCTGCACTTATTCAACATGCACTTATTCCAGAAGAAGATACTTTTGATATCTATTTTAAAACACATTTTGCATTATGGAGTCCTAAAGATGTAGTAGGTGGAGATATATATTTATTTGAAGAATTAAGAGGAGAGCATGAGTGTCTTTTAATGGTAATTGATTGTACTGGGCATGGAGTTCCTGGTGCTTTTGTAACCATGCTGGTAAAAGCAATAGAGAGACAAGTCGTTTCAAAAATAGTAAACAATGAAAATTTAGAAGTAAGCCCTGCTTGGATTTTGAGTTATTTTAATAAAAGTATGAAAAAAATTCTAAAACAAGACAATAAAGACTCGCTTTCAAATGCAGGCTTTGATGGAGGGATTTTATATTACAATAAAAAACAAAAGTACATTAAATATGCTGGTGCAGAAACACCTTTATTTTATTTTGAAGAAAATGAATTAAAAGTGATAAAAAGTGATAGGCATTCTGTGGGATACAAAAAAAGTGATATTAACTATGAATTTACAGAACATACAATTGAAGTTAAAGAGGGTATGCAGTTTTATTTATCAACAGATGGTTATTTAGATCAAAATGGAGGAAAAAAAGCCTTTCCCTTTGGAAAAAGAAAATTTCAAGAACTACTTAAAAAAGTTCATACTTTGCCCTATGAAGAACAAAAAGAGGTTTTTATTAGTACTATGAAAGAATATCAAGGAGATGAAATAAAAAACGATGATATAACAATGATTGCATTAAAAATATAACATACTCTATAGCTTCTATTAATAAGTGTACTTATATCTATAAATTAATACTATGTTTTTGTCTAAAAAATGTAAATACCTTCTCTTTGCATTTTTTTATAATATCTACACTATTTTTTCTTTAATTATTTCCTATAAAATTAACACTATAATGCATTTAACATAAAAGGATAAGATCATGAACTTTTTAATTAAAACTTTTGCAAGCATAGGTCTTCTTTTTACCATCATGTTTTCATATGGATTGTATTTAGACATAAAAGCAATGGATAGAACACAAGGTGGATATGAAGCTCCATACGAAGGCGTAAGCGGTGAAATTTTTGATTGGGAGAGTATGGACTTAACATCAACAGGCCTAGTGCAAAGAGGTCATGTCCTTAACTTCATCGTAAATGCAACAACAGGTATGATTAGCCTTGAACTTTTTGGGTTTATTTATGAAGCAAGAAAATTATCACCAAGAGCTATAAAAGTACATAAACCAAGACAGGCTTTCCTTAAAAGAGGTTTTACACCAGAATTTTAATTTTAATTTTAAATCATAAAAGGAATATATATGTTTGAAGTTTTGCTCTTAGCTTTTGCCTTAAGTATGGATGCTTTTGCTGTTTCTATTGGATTGGGTGTAAAATCAAAAGAATTCAATATTTATCTGGCTTTTAAAATAGCCTTCTTTTTTGGAATCTTTCAAGGAATCATGCCACTGTTTGGTTATCTTGCGAGTATTGGTTTAGGAAGTTTTATTGAGGCCTTTGATCATTGGATTGCATTTATACTCTTAAGTATTATTGGAATAAAAATGATAATAGACAGTTTTTCCCAAAATACAGAAGAAATAATCAAAAAATTAACAAATAAAATTTTACTAATTTTAGCTGTTGCTACAAGTATTGATGCCATGGCTGCTGGTTTTAGCTTGGATTTAATGTCTATTAGTCCTTTTTTGTCCATGTTCCTTATTGGAATGGTAACTTTTGTATTTTCTTTTATTGCTGTGTATATTGGAGTAAGAGGTGGTGCTTTTTTAGAGAGCAAGGCCGAAAGATTGGGAGGTGTAGTCTTAATATTGATTGGTTTTAAAATTTTGATAGAGCATACTTTATTCTAAAATAAATACTTAAAAAAGACGAATATTAGCTTTCTTTTGATTTTATGGTCAAAATTAATTATTTGTTGCATAAGTTTTGCTATAATGTGCTCCGAATTCTTATAAACATTTATGATTTAAGATTAGACGATATATTAACACAACAAGGAAATGCAATGGCAACTTTAGTAAACGGAACAGTAAAATGGTTCAACAGTGAAAAAGGTTTTGGTTTTATAGAACCTGAAGATGGTGGAAAAGATTTATTTGTACATTTTAGACAAATTAACAGTAATGGTTATGATAGAGTTTCTTTAAACGATGGTCAGAAAGTTACTTTTGAAGTTGCTCAAGGTGAAAAAGGTCCTCAAGCGGAAAACGTTACAGGTCTTTAATATCTACCTCTAGAAGACAGTTTTTACTGTCTTCTTTTTTTACCTAACATACTCTTTTAATTCAACACCCACAGTCATCTTATAATAATGAAACTTTTTAATGAAATACCTATGTTCTCTCGCAGAATAACTGGTTTTAAAAAAATGTGTATCTTTTCCATCAAAACTAATTGATTGTATTTTTTCATAAATCTTATATAGTCTTTATGCCTACGTTTATTGAATAATTAAATTTTATAGTTCATTTGAGTAAGCCAAGTCTTAGGAAGAATATCTATTCCCTTACTAGCAATCAGCATCATAGTAAAAATCATAGCTCTAACACTAGAGTCTCCCCCTGCTTTTACATTCTGGATCATAAGATTCTCAAAATCATTGTCATACTTCTTAAGTAAATATATTGTACTTTGGAAAGCACCATCCGTAGCACAGGCAGATCCAAATTCATTAATAGCATCAATGGTATTATTAGAATTGTTTAATCCCTCTTGTACATA
This Campylobacteraceae bacterium DNA region includes the following protein-coding sequences:
- a CDS encoding transporter substrate-binding domain-containing protein; amino-acid sequence: MKKLLIFLLLSLSLFASTHKYIELNENEKKWLKTHTIIKLAVIDYWDSDNENNNIHTELIRLLSHYGNINIIPLSFDTWNAAYNDALKGESTHGIMYLSWSKEKEKKYFHYSMPYDAKANFLVVRKGNRNINSIEDLKNKHVYVQKNAVTQTILENYSSEINLIEHTDNEKMLEILSTNKKINAVFIYKVDKEQLKKYDLKIVKKVYGKYTNIHIGITHQHKELQTIINKIMAVIPQFEFNKIQRTVYKKSNEFVQINKLLLTKEEKLWIKSHPVITVGGEKDWAPFDFVDENGKYNGLSKNYLDVISSLTGLNFEVKTGQTWNELLMALKNSQIDMLPAIYFSEEREKFANFTSSYLSISDYYITKANYPKIKSITSLYGKTVVAIKGYEVTSWLKEKHPKISIHEVSNLLEALQSLEAGESIAFLNDNPSSSYSIEKNFISGLKFNNVVKNRMPLTLHMASKKEYKILATIINKAFVKITKEQKRTIASHWMSEVSHKSIDLTKKESLWLLTKPILKFAVDPNWLPIEAINKKSKKYEGMMADILDIIAETSGIKFKLVETKEWGKSLELAKNNDVDILAAISITDKRKKFLNFSDKTIVLSDGVIMKNNSTFITSLNGLKGLRIGVSDGTSLHAMLKEDYPNLIIKPIKGIKKGLDKLKNDEIDAFIGNLEVASHIIIKKHFFNLKVVFKLENTRQLHIGLIKSLPQEALSIINKTLNSINKNELNTIRQRWIGLKINKEIDYTIFYKIAFAVIVLIIFFIFTNRKLQQLVRKRTQDLQKEKDKLSSFNKNLENLVSLRTISLEDAKNELEESNKLTRDSINYAALIQHALIPEEDTFDIYFKTHFALWSPKDVVGGDIYLFEELRGEHECLLMVIDCTGHGVPGAFVTMLVKAIERQVVSKIVNNENLEVSPAWILSYFNKSMKKILKQDNKDSLSNAGFDGGILYYNKKQKYIKYAGAETPLFYFEENELKVIKSDRHSVGYKKSDINYEFTEHTIEVKEGMQFYLSTDGYLDQNGGKKAFPFGKRKFQELLKKVHTLPYEEQKEVFISTMKEYQGDEIKNDDITMIALKI
- a CDS encoding manganese efflux pump codes for the protein MFEVLLLAFALSMDAFAVSIGLGVKSKEFNIYLAFKIAFFFGIFQGIMPLFGYLASIGLGSFIEAFDHWIAFILLSIIGIKMIIDSFSQNTEEIIKKLTNKILLILAVATSIDAMAAGFSLDLMSISPFLSMFLIGMVTFVFSFIAVYIGVRGGAFLESKAERLGGVVLILIGFKILIEHTLF
- a CDS encoding cold shock domain-containing protein, with amino-acid sequence MATLVNGTVKWFNSEKGFGFIEPEDGGKDLFVHFRQINSNGYDRVSLNDGQKVTFEVAQGEKGPQAENVTGL